The following are encoded together in the Serratia odorifera genome:
- the gpM gene encoding phage terminase small subunit — MAERRSSRGASSAEKTAYEQVLFRLRMDKADLSRIQSNAGKAKLKSERLPDYQPWIDGALAADTGQADEVITTVMIWAADAGDIAQALRIGQYVLRHKIPMPDQYKRTTATVLVEEICDPILAAFKANPAKVTVSMDNLNALNGITLHEDMPDQVRAKLLKAMGYTVRINQDVESQQLARAHLQDAIRLNAKIGVARDIELLDRNIKKLTLANGGEGEAPPAQPEAKPEAKKPTPSTAPRTAAAKKPKGNPAKPVAKNRAPRQRATP; from the coding sequence ATGGCGGAACGCCGCAGCAGTCGCGGGGCATCATCAGCCGAAAAGACGGCTTACGAGCAGGTACTTTTTCGCCTGCGTATGGATAAAGCCGACCTTAGCCGCATCCAGTCGAATGCCGGTAAAGCGAAGCTCAAAAGCGAACGCCTGCCGGATTATCAGCCGTGGATAGATGGCGCACTGGCAGCGGACACCGGCCAGGCGGATGAGGTGATTACCACCGTGATGATCTGGGCAGCGGATGCCGGGGATATCGCGCAGGCGCTGCGGATAGGTCAGTACGTGCTACGGCATAAAATCCCGATGCCAGACCAATACAAGCGCACCACCGCCACGGTACTGGTTGAAGAAATCTGTGATCCCATCCTTGCCGCTTTCAAAGCGAACCCGGCAAAGGTCACGGTAAGCATGGATAACCTTAACGCGCTAAACGGCATCACTCTTCATGAGGATATGCCCGATCAGGTCAGGGCAAAACTGCTTAAAGCCATGGGGTACACCGTGCGCATTAATCAGGATGTTGAGTCCCAACAACTTGCCAGAGCGCACTTGCAGGATGCTATCAGGCTCAATGCAAAAATTGGCGTTGCGCGTGATATCGAACTGCTGGATCGCAACATCAAAAAACTGACCTTAGCCAATGGCGGTGAGGGTGAAGCGCCACCGGCCCAGCCGGAGGCGAAGCCAGAAGCCAAAAAGCCAACGCCTTCGACCGCACCGCGCACCGCCGCCGCTAAGAAACCAAAAGGCAACCCGGCAAAACCGGTAGCTAAGAACAGGGCACCGCGCCAGCGCGCGACGCCATAA
- a CDS encoding tail protein X, whose protein sequence is MNVQAQQDDTVDELCWRYYGRTAGVTEAVHEANPGLCDSGPLLSAGQVVYLPELPPPAQRETVQLWD, encoded by the coding sequence ATGAACGTGCAGGCGCAACAGGATGACACTGTTGATGAGCTTTGCTGGCGCTATTACGGCAGGACGGCGGGAGTGACCGAAGCCGTACATGAAGCGAATCCGGGCCTGTGTGACAGCGGCCCGTTACTGAGTGCCGGGCAAGTCGTTTACCTCCCGGAGTTACCACCACCCGCCCAGCGGGAAACCGTACAGCTTTGGGATTAG
- a CDS encoding phage virion morphogenesis protein yields MNVDPLFHVLDEYLATVAAQLAPGQRRKLTREVAIGLRKRQQQRINSQKNPSGESYAARRRKTLRSQGGVKFLWNDETRELSNWRTTGRGEQRAITGYDVEKGGVRTFYKRDIQRYIEIHLNQTKRTTTRKEKMFRRLRTARFLKAYGTASAAVVGYKGHTAEIASVHQYGEVDTVAPGARARYPVRELLGMTESDLDWLADAVVNSLQP; encoded by the coding sequence ATGAACGTTGATCCGCTGTTTCACGTCCTTGATGAGTATCTTGCCACTGTGGCGGCGCAGCTTGCACCGGGTCAGCGCCGTAAGCTCACGCGTGAGGTGGCTATTGGCCTGCGTAAGCGTCAGCAGCAGCGTATCAACAGCCAGAAGAATCCCAGCGGTGAGAGCTATGCCGCGCGCCGCCGTAAAACTCTCCGCAGCCAGGGCGGTGTAAAATTCCTTTGGAATGATGAAACGCGCGAGCTGAGTAACTGGCGAACCACCGGGCGGGGCGAGCAGCGCGCCATCACCGGTTACGATGTTGAAAAGGGCGGGGTGCGCACTTTTTACAAGCGTGACATTCAGCGCTACATTGAGATCCATCTCAACCAGACCAAGCGCACCACCACCCGCAAAGAAAAGATGTTCCGCCGCCTGCGCACCGCCCGTTTTCTCAAAGCCTACGGTACCGCCAGCGCCGCCGTTGTTGGTTACAAAGGTCATACAGCGGAGATCGCCAGCGTTCACCAATATGGTGAGGTTGATACCGTGGCCCCAGGTGCCCGCGCGCGCTACCCGGTACGTGAACTGCTGGGGATGACGGAAAGCGATCTTGATTGGCTGGCGGACGCCGTTGTTAATTCTCTGCAACCCTGA
- a CDS encoding GPW/gp25 family protein translates to MTSARYSGMNAETGKVLTDNKHITQSISDILLTPVGSRVMRRAYGSQLNNLIDQPGNAVTRLRIMSAIYSALFLWEPRISLTNIELTETGTGKMVATIKASRTDTQSLFTADVTIGRQVQA, encoded by the coding sequence ATGACCAGTGCAAGATACAGCGGTATGAATGCCGAGACCGGCAAAGTGCTTACCGATAACAAGCATATTACTCAGTCCATCAGTGACATTTTATTAACGCCGGTGGGTTCGCGCGTCATGCGCCGCGCTTATGGTTCGCAGCTCAATAACCTGATTGATCAGCCAGGTAATGCTGTAACGCGTCTTCGCATTATGTCCGCGATATACAGCGCGCTGTTCCTCTGGGAGCCGCGGATCTCGCTGACCAATATCGAGCTGACGGAAACCGGCACGGGGAAGATGGTTGCCACCATCAAAGCCAGCCGTACCGATACACAATCACTTTTTACCGCAGATGTAACGATCGGCAGGCAGGTGCAGGCATGA
- a CDS encoding DUF2514 family protein yields the protein MILGWLKRHWRGLLVTLILGSAFLSGSWFGARQANTTWALKWKQRDADDATALAKRQARARAEEQRRQGEIDAIEKRAEGQIAEAVADADRARAVADGLHGEAAKLAARLAASERARRAATASGSATGTTGSELLAELFRRADQRAGELAAIADQARIRGLTCEAAYNSIGKEK from the coding sequence ATGATTCTGGGCTGGCTCAAGCGACACTGGCGCGGCCTTCTGGTTACGCTAATTCTGGGTAGTGCCTTCCTTTCTGGTTCGTGGTTTGGTGCCCGCCAGGCTAATACGACCTGGGCGCTGAAATGGAAACAGCGGGATGCTGACGACGCTACCGCGCTGGCAAAGCGGCAGGCTCGCGCCCGCGCCGAAGAGCAGCGCCGACAAGGTGAAATTGATGCGATTGAGAAAAGGGCAGAGGGGCAGATTGCTGAGGCAGTCGCTGATGCTGACCGCGCCCGCGCTGTTGCTGATGGGCTGCACGGTGAAGCCGCCAAGCTCGCCGCCAGACTGGCAGCAAGTGAACGCGCCCGCCGTGCCGCAACTGCCAGCGGAAGCGCGACAGGAACCACTGGCAGCGAGCTGCTTGCCGAGTTGTTCCGCCGCGCTGACCAGCGAGCGGGAGAACTGGCGGCAATTGCTGATCAGGCAAGGATCCGAGGGCTGACTTGCGAAGCCGCTTATAATTCAATTGGTAAGGAAAAATGA
- a CDS encoding phage baseplate assembly protein V: MNLNELYRLICNLVRIGTVTDVDLAAEPPVARVSTGENTTDWIRWAAMRAGTAVTWWAPTPGEQVLLFAPCGDLENAVIMGSLYSDSAKPPDHGETSSVTKHPDGALVSYDPETGALAATGVKSATVEASESIAATAPEITCTATASITLDTPEVICTKKLSCATFEMKQGGKMTGNVEHSGGTFKSNGVQVDDHGHGGVERGGGWTDGTK, translated from the coding sequence ATGAACCTGAATGAACTCTATCGCCTGATCTGTAACCTCGTCCGCATTGGTACGGTGACGGATGTTGATCTTGCTGCTGAGCCGCCAGTTGCGCGAGTCTCAACGGGGGAAAACACAACCGACTGGATCCGCTGGGCGGCAATGCGCGCCGGAACGGCTGTTACATGGTGGGCACCAACGCCAGGCGAACAGGTGTTACTTTTTGCCCCCTGTGGTGATCTGGAAAATGCCGTCATCATGGGCAGTTTGTACAGTGACAGCGCCAAGCCGCCAGACCATGGCGAAACATCCAGTGTGACAAAGCACCCTGACGGCGCGCTAGTCTCCTACGACCCGGAAACCGGCGCTTTGGCCGCTACCGGGGTAAAAAGTGCAACCGTTGAAGCATCTGAGTCCATCGCAGCGACTGCGCCAGAAATAACCTGTACGGCAACAGCTTCAATCACCCTTGATACGCCGGAAGTGATCTGCACTAAAAAACTTTCTTGCGCCACGTTTGAGATGAAACAAGGCGGCAAGATGACCGGCAACGTTGAGCATAGCGGTGGCACATTCAAATCAAACGGGGTGCAGGTTGATGACCACGGTCATGGTGGTGTTGAACGTGGCGGCGGTTGGACGGATGGCACTAAATGA
- a CDS encoding baseplate assembly protein, whose translation MSGTIDLSQLPPPVVVEPLDFETLFNERKAAFIALYPEDEQEAIARTLSLESEPITLLLEENCYRELLLRQRVNEAARAVMVAYSVGSDLDQLAANFNVERLTITPEDTSVVPPAPAVMESDADLRVRTPQAFEGLSVAGPTAAYEFFGLSADGRVADVSAVSPTPACVTVSVLSREGDGTASQALIDIVASALNGEEVRPVADRVTVQAAEIVPYAIDATLYIYPGPESEPVRQASEQKLQAYIADQRRLGRDIRLSAIYAALHVEGVQRVELAQPVADIVLNDTQASHCTGYTITVGGYDE comes from the coding sequence ATGAGCGGAACCATTGACCTTTCTCAACTGCCGCCACCGGTGGTGGTTGAGCCGTTGGACTTTGAAACGCTGTTTAACGAGCGGAAAGCGGCGTTCATTGCCCTTTATCCAGAGGATGAGCAGGAAGCCATTGCCCGCACCCTTTCACTGGAATCTGAGCCGATCACCCTGCTGCTGGAAGAAAACTGCTACCGCGAGTTACTGCTACGCCAGCGCGTGAACGAAGCGGCGCGGGCGGTGATGGTAGCCTATTCCGTGGGCAGTGATTTGGATCAATTGGCGGCAAACTTCAATGTGGAACGCCTGACCATCACGCCGGAAGATACCAGCGTTGTACCCCCTGCTCCCGCCGTGATGGAGTCTGATGCCGATCTGCGTGTTCGCACCCCGCAGGCATTTGAAGGGCTGAGCGTCGCCGGGCCAACGGCAGCCTATGAGTTTTTTGGCCTGTCTGCGGATGGGCGCGTTGCTGACGTTTCTGCCGTCAGCCCAACGCCTGCTTGCGTCACTGTTTCCGTGCTTTCCCGCGAAGGGGACGGCACCGCCAGCCAGGCGCTGATCGATATTGTTGCCAGCGCGCTGAATGGCGAAGAGGTGCGCCCGGTTGCCGACCGCGTGACAGTGCAGGCGGCGGAGATCGTACCCTATGCGATTGACGCCACGCTGTATATTTATCCGGGGCCAGAGTCTGAGCCGGTGCGGCAGGCATCTGAACAGAAATTACAGGCGTACATTGCCGATCAGCGTCGTCTGGGACGTGATATCCGTTTGTCTGCCATTTATGCCGCGCTGCATGTTGAAGGGGTGCAGAGGGTGGAATTGGCGCAGCCTGTGGCGGATATCGTGCTTAATGATACGCAGGCTTCTCACTGCACCGGCTACACCATAACGGTGGGGGGCTACGATGAGTAA
- a CDS encoding phage tail protein, producing MLKPDLLRQHISQAVPWLRDNPDNLAVYVQKGRMVSTGQRSASFEYEYTIEVLAMDYPEPLDSLSLPILAWARLYQPELLFNPDRARDGITFEADILSNSTMDVLIKIQASEAVVVKVEDGKPVISHRADPMPGPELGAWSLVFTDQVSGEAWTD from the coding sequence ATGCTTAAACCTGACCTGCTGCGCCAACATATCAGCCAGGCGGTGCCGTGGTTGCGTGATAATCCTGACAATCTGGCGGTGTACGTTCAGAAGGGGCGCATGGTCAGCACCGGGCAGCGCTCTGCCTCGTTTGAATACGAATACACCATTGAAGTGCTGGCAATGGATTACCCGGAGCCGCTGGATTCCCTCAGCCTGCCCATTTTGGCGTGGGCGCGTTTGTATCAGCCGGAACTGTTATTCAACCCTGACCGCGCCCGCGACGGCATTACCTTTGAAGCGGATATCCTGAGTAACTCCACCATGGACGTGCTTATCAAGATCCAGGCCAGTGAGGCGGTAGTGGTTAAAGTTGAAGACGGTAAGCCGGTCATTTCTCACCGTGCTGATCCTATGCCGGGGCCGGAGTTGGGTGCTTGGTCGCTGGTCTTCACCGATCAGGTGAGCGGCGAAGCGTGGACGGACTAA
- a CDS encoding phage major capsid protein, P2 family, with protein MRNTTRDLFDKYIQRQAELNHISAAHITKAYSIDPSVEQTLEDKVQNSSEMLKKINIYGVNDQTGDKIGLGVSGPVSSTNNSTTDRRQPTSLAVLDSNKYTCNKVNADTFTPYTQLDAWAKFPDFQQRLSNQIIKRIALDRIMIGFNGTSYAEKSDRAANPLLQDCGTGWLQQYRANAPQRVMKNITVTSRDDTNQVIAKGDYGNYDSVVFDAVNSLMDEWYKDSPDLVVITGRNLTVSRSFPIINAVSTNNPNSEALAGQLIASRKTIGNLPSFIAPFFPDGSMFITSWENLSIYWQEGCHRRRIVEEPEYNRVSTYSSSNDAYVIEDYGFGCLIEGITAAEPKPAP; from the coding sequence ATGCGTAATACTACCCGCGATTTGTTTGACAAGTACATCCAGCGACAGGCTGAACTCAATCATATCAGCGCTGCCCACATCACCAAGGCGTACAGCATTGATCCGAGCGTCGAACAGACGCTTGAAGACAAAGTGCAGAACTCTTCTGAGATGCTCAAGAAAATCAATATCTACGGCGTCAATGATCAGACGGGTGATAAAATTGGCCTGGGTGTAAGCGGCCCGGTTTCCAGTACCAACAATTCCACCACAGATCGCCGCCAGCCCACCTCTTTGGCGGTGCTGGATTCGAATAAATACACCTGTAACAAGGTGAACGCCGATACCTTTACGCCGTATACGCAGCTTGATGCCTGGGCAAAATTCCCGGACTTCCAGCAGCGCCTGAGCAATCAGATTATCAAGCGTATTGCACTCGATCGCATCATGATCGGCTTCAACGGTACCAGCTACGCGGAGAAGTCAGACCGCGCCGCCAACCCGTTATTGCAGGACTGCGGTACCGGCTGGCTCCAGCAGTATCGCGCCAATGCGCCGCAGCGCGTCATGAAAAACATCACTGTGACCAGCCGCGACGATACCAACCAGGTGATCGCCAAAGGGGATTACGGTAACTACGATTCGGTGGTTTTCGATGCCGTCAACTCGTTGATGGATGAGTGGTACAAAGATTCGCCCGATCTGGTGGTGATCACCGGGCGTAATCTGACGGTTAGCCGTTCGTTCCCGATTATCAACGCCGTAAGCACCAATAACCCGAACTCCGAGGCGTTGGCCGGGCAGTTGATTGCGTCGCGTAAAACGATCGGCAACCTGCCGTCATTCATCGCGCCGTTCTTCCCTGATGGCAGTATGTTTATTACCTCCTGGGAAAACCTGTCCATCTACTGGCAGGAAGGCTGTCACCGTCGCCGCATCGTTGAAGAGCCGGAATATAACCGCGTCTCAACGTACAGCTCTTCAAATGACGCCTATGTCATTGAGGATTACGGCTTTGGCTGTCTGATCGAAGGCATCACCGCCGCAGAACCAAAACCGGCACCATAA
- a CDS encoding M15 family metallopeptidase — MSEFKFSQRSGNNLKGVNADLVKVVRRALHLSAVDFGITEGLRSVERQKQLVAEGKSQTMNSRHISGHAVDVFAYPTPAGSWDWKYYQQISEAFKQAGKELNIPVEWGGDWKTLKDGPHFQLPYAAYPA, encoded by the coding sequence ATGAGTGAATTTAAATTCAGTCAGAGAAGTGGAAATAACCTTAAAGGTGTTAACGCTGACCTTGTGAAAGTTGTCCGCCGTGCCCTTCATCTGTCTGCTGTTGATTTTGGTATCACCGAAGGGCTGCGCTCTGTAGAGCGACAAAAACAGCTTGTTGCCGAGGGGAAAAGCCAGACGATGAACAGCAGGCATATTTCAGGCCATGCGGTTGATGTGTTTGCGTATCCCACTCCGGCAGGCTCATGGGACTGGAAATATTATCAACAGATTTCCGAAGCCTTCAAACAGGCGGGCAAAGAGCTGAATATTCCCGTTGAGTGGGGCGGCGACTGGAAAACCCTGAAAGACGGCCCGCACTTCCAGCTACCTTATGCGGCTTATCCTGCATGA
- a CDS encoding head completion/stabilization protein: MSLVATEPVRPPSEPAPDDGGAKVESLPFWPVIVLANLRRAMRLDGQVTTDRLMSRTIEAVAHVNDQLFLWRQVQLDAGYQSLAEIPADPVNGESIKVWRYKNAVWSLTKALLIEGYRDIDTTSKGEDHAQALSTQIDTLWRDVRWSIRDIQNEDRGLAELC, from the coding sequence ATGAGCCTGGTCGCCACTGAACCGGTAAGACCGCCATCAGAACCCGCGCCTGATGATGGCGGCGCGAAAGTTGAGAGCCTGCCATTTTGGCCGGTGATTGTGCTGGCAAACCTGCGCCGGGCAATGCGGCTAGATGGGCAGGTGACGACTGACCGGCTTATGTCGCGCACCATTGAAGCCGTGGCCCACGTCAACGATCAGCTTTTTCTGTGGCGTCAGGTACAGCTTGATGCCGGTTATCAGTCATTGGCGGAAATCCCCGCTGATCCGGTGAATGGCGAGTCAATAAAGGTCTGGCGCTATAAAAACGCCGTTTGGTCACTCACCAAAGCCCTGCTGATAGAGGGGTATCGCGATATTGATACCACCAGTAAAGGGGAAGACCACGCCCAGGCGTTGAGCACCCAGATAGATACACTCTGGCGTGACGTGCGCTGGTCAATTCGCGATATCCAGAATGAAGATCGCGGCCTTGCGGAGTTGTGCTGA
- a CDS encoding phage holin, lambda family, with translation MSDVPTGMLEQTMKWIATYLPTLYAAGAALSISALMSLYDGQSLLKTATGSLVCGIVTLAVAGSLEYLGLPSNAVTFIGASIGFMGADKVRSKVTGFIETRIGGAKGNE, from the coding sequence ATGAGCGACGTGCCTACGGGAATGCTGGAACAAACAATGAAATGGATCGCTACTTATCTGCCGACGCTCTACGCGGCTGGCGCAGCGCTGAGCATATCGGCGCTTATGAGCCTGTATGACGGCCAGTCACTGCTGAAAACCGCCACCGGTTCATTGGTCTGTGGGATCGTCACGCTGGCGGTGGCCGGTTCGCTGGAATACCTGGGCTTACCGTCCAATGCTGTCACCTTCATTGGTGCATCAATTGGCTTTATGGGGGCGGACAAGGTACGCAGCAAAGTCACCGGCTTTATTGAAACCCGTATCGGGGGAGCGAAAGGAAATGAGTGA
- a CDS encoding GPO family capsid scaffolding protein: protein MPKSKLFRVAVEGATCDGRTLERQHIVQMAKRFNPTVYGARVNLEHLRGYSPNSDFRAYGDVIAVQAEEITEEPLKGKMGLYVQVDATDDLVAMKKSRQKIYHSIEVHPSFADTGEAYLMGLACTDSPASLGTEMMQFCANNPVNPLASRKHDPACFFTASVESTMEFEDEQPSQDEGKNFFARVKALLGGTQQQLSQQNGENREAIEAIAESQGQLLDSTTRLSAAVKGKADATELDNLRKDFKALEEKLKGQDAEQYSQRPPATGGDGQTTQHLADC, encoded by the coding sequence ATGCCAAAGTCAAAATTATTTCGCGTCGCTGTCGAGGGTGCCACCTGTGACGGTCGGACGCTGGAGCGTCAGCATATTGTGCAGATGGCTAAACGCTTCAACCCTACGGTTTACGGTGCTCGCGTCAATCTGGAGCACCTGCGGGGCTACTCTCCAAACAGTGATTTTCGTGCTTATGGCGATGTTATTGCCGTCCAGGCAGAGGAAATCACCGAGGAGCCGCTGAAAGGCAAAATGGGCCTGTATGTGCAGGTTGATGCCACTGACGATCTGGTTGCCATGAAAAAGAGTCGCCAGAAGATTTATCACAGCATTGAAGTGCACCCCTCCTTTGCTGATACCGGCGAAGCCTACTTGATGGGGCTGGCCTGTACCGATAGCCCTGCCAGCCTGGGCACGGAAATGATGCAGTTTTGCGCTAACAATCCGGTTAACCCGTTGGCCTCCCGCAAACATGACCCGGCCTGTTTCTTCACCGCTTCCGTTGAGTCCACGATGGAATTTGAAGACGAACAACCCTCGCAGGATGAAGGCAAAAACTTCTTTGCCCGCGTTAAGGCGTTGCTGGGCGGTACACAGCAGCAACTCAGCCAGCAGAACGGTGAGAACCGCGAGGCTATTGAAGCCATCGCTGAGAGTCAGGGCCAATTGCTGGACAGCACTACGCGACTCTCCGCAGCGGTGAAAGGTAAGGCTGACGCCACCGAGTTGGACAATCTGCGTAAGGACTTCAAAGCGCTGGAAGAAAAACTGAAAGGCCAGGACGCCGAGCAGTACAGCCAGCGTCCGCCCGCTACCGGTGGCGATGGTCAAACAACTCAACATTTGGCTGATTGCTGA